From a region of the Drosophila nasuta strain 15112-1781.00 unplaced genomic scaffold, ASM2355853v1 ctg179_pilon, whole genome shotgun sequence genome:
- the LOC132797694 gene encoding uncharacterized protein LOC132797694 has protein sequence MTSNISRGKRETLKGSPINSLSPFVDQNGILRVGGRLEAANISFDSKHPILLPYNDPVVKMILVQIHKDNMHCGPQALLTTSRQQFWILKGKTMARSTVKACVKCTKAKPKLMEQIMGNLPPLRVTQARPFFNSGVDYCGPFKIHYKVRGKRSLAQLTLPYSAVSRLKLCISSWLAISQQRHSWQHFVVSLPGEEMPSSSLRQRNKFCGSKNKLQELQEAIFSDNAKTQILQECNNKGVQFKFIPPRAPHFGGLWEAAVKSAKHLLLKNVTTADLTYEELETVIVEIKAILNSRPLTPLSDDPNDVTALTPGHFLIESR, from the coding sequence ATGACATCAAACATCTCAAGAGGCAAAAGGGAGACACTAAAAGGCAGTCCAATCAACTCACTATCACCATTCGTAGATCAGAATGGAATTTTGCGTGTAGGAGGTCGACTGGAGGCggcaaatatatcattcgaCTCCAAACATCCGATACTTCTGCCATACAACGACCCTGTTGTGAAGATGATTCTTGTGCAAATACACAAGGACAACATGCATTGCGGACCTCAGGCTCTATTAACTACATCAAGGCAGCAATTCTGGATCCTTAAAGGAAAAACTATGGCTAGGAGCACGGTAAAAGCCTGTGTCAAGTGCACTAAAGCTAAGCCAAAATTAATGGAGCAGATCATGGGAAATCTGCCACCACTTAGGGTAACGCAAGCTCGACCATTTTTCAACTCTGGCGTCGATTATTGTGGACCATTTAAAATCCACTACAAAGTGAGAGGAAAAAGAAGCTTAGCACAGCTTACATTGCCATATTCTGCTGTTTCGCGACTAAAGCTGTGCATCTCGAGCTGGTTAGCGATCTCGCAACAGAGGCATTCTTGGCAGCACTTCGTCGTTTCATTGCCCGGCGAGGAAATGCCAAGCTCTTCACTGCGACAacgcaacaaattttgtggGAGCAAAAACAAGTTGCAGGAATTACAGGAGGCTATATTCTCCGATAATGCGAAAACCCAAATTCTCCAGGAGTGTAACAACAAGggagttcaatttaaattcattccaCCTCGTGCACCACACTTCGGAGGATTATGGGAAGCTGCAGTAAAGTcggcaaaacatttattactaaaaaatGTGACGACAGCCGATCTTACTTATGAAGAACTGGAAACAGTTATAGTCGAAATAAAGGCCATATTGAACTCTCGACCATTAACACCACTGTCCGATGACCCAAATGACGTTACAGCACTAACGCCCGGACACTTCCTAATTGAGAGCCGCTAA
- the LOC132797695 gene encoding uncharacterized protein LOC132797695, which translates to MLTPKLLFAANGTKIQTYGEKRIALSLGLRRNFVWTFVIADVNCAIIGSDFLQHFDLLVDMKRRKLIDRATLLESKCHAPQRKINAVLSYDTSNQYATLLHEYRDLATINSNRLPATSEVTHFISTNGPPTHARARRLAPDKLKAAQSEFSYLIEKGICRPSNSNWSSPCTW; encoded by the coding sequence ATGCTCACTCCAAAGCTTCTTTTCGCCGCCAATGGCACGAAAATACAAACCTATGGAGAAAAACGCATAGCATTGTCACTGGGATTGCGACGAAACTTCGTGTGGACTTTCGTGATAGCTGACGTCAACTGCGCTATCATCGGATCCGACTTTcttcaacattttgacttACTCGTCGATATGAAACGACGCAAACTCATCGATCGGGCTACGCTGCTGGAATCAAAATGTCACGCGCCCCAACGTAAAATCAACGCGGTTTTATCCTACGACACGAGTAACCAATACGCTACATTGCTTCACGAATATCGCGATCTCGCAACGATCAACTCGAACCGGCTGCCAGCAACATCCGAAGTAACGCACTTCATCTCGACCAACGGGCCGCCTACTCACGCCCGCGCCCGACGACTAGCGCCCGACAAACTCAAAGCTGCACAATCCGAGTTCTCCTACCTCATCGAGAAAGGAATATGCCGTCCCTCAAATAGCAACTGGTCCAGCCCTTGCACCTGGTAA
- the LOC132797696 gene encoding uncharacterized protein LOC132797696 — protein sequence MANNDAPQDDAEVFHDTVTHGVDAVINRVAVKIPPFWPEHPELWLSQIEAQFVLAGITSDETKFNTILASIEAPVLARIADAIVNQPRTGKYENLKSCILERFCESEQKKIQKLISETDLGDKRPTQLLNELNALAANKVQESF from the coding sequence ATGGCAAACAACGACGCCCCACAAGACGACGCCGAGGTTTTTCACGATACCGTTACTCACGGTGTTGACGCAGTTATCAACCGTGTAGCTGTGAAAATACCGCCGTTTTGGCCCGAACACCCAGAATTATGGCTATCGCAGATCGAAGCCCAATTCGTTCTGGCGGGAATAACCTCGGACGAAACGAAATTTAACACAATCCTAGCGTCAATCGAAGCACCGGTGTTGGCCCGAATTGCCGACGCCATCGTCAACCAACCACGCACAGGCAAGTacgaaaatttgaaatcgTGCATCCTGGAACGCTTCTGCGAAAGCgaacaaaagaaaatccaGAAGTTAATATCGGAGACCGACCTTGGTGACAAGCGCCCCACGCAACTGCTCAACGAGTTAAACGCACTAGCCGCAAACAAAGTTCAAGAATCTTTCTGA